tataatacaatgcaccatacagggtgtcccagaaaaaattaccgagtgaataaaattgaacgtaagtcgagaaatagacaacataatcaaaaatttttatttgattcggttgactggttccggagaaatgaacgattgcataatgcgtgcattaatgcagttcattccaagtttgatcaacaggcacttttttcatactcgctcaacGCTTCCTAAagcttgtgtatctcattaaatttagtctacATTACCGACGGgtttatgtcattcatgctttcactgaagatgaataacagtttgtccgagaaaactttgatttctgccattggaagctctccaactttaattGTTAAGTTGTGCAAATAtcctttacaaagaacatttgagccaagaatgacaatgatcaactgcttacagctttacgtatgatttttgataccacgcaacattaatgttgaagttttaaaaatattttaactttgcattacaatttcttggaaatattccgaaaacattaatgtgtgtgtaaaatttttaagccagctggaattctttatgtagtaattctttatggaacatttatatcaacattaacgaataaagatatttttttaaataccgagcatcatcttacatgcaaactttcattttcaatatcgtccaggttttcaaatttgaacaaaacctaattaaatgttttgcaagaaacaggttgattaaaaagaacgaaaacgatttcatagaacaaaatatgaagcccattgacagtttttaaaccactagtgcgcattgtgttgaatgatctttcttgcAAACTTgaaatgcgttatgtaatcgctcatttcttggcgattagtcaaccgattccagtaaattagcgtataagatgcagaataagatgggctacacgctgatgttttgatttttggattctgatgtctatttttcgacttacgtccaaatttatttgcccggtaattttttctgggacaccctgtatatatgtgACACTTCAAGTACACAATTTGACTGTATTTCTGTGATTTCCATAACTTGAACGTATTTGAGTTTGACAAGTTGTATAATCTGCCaaacctttttttgttttgttcaacGTATCACCGTATAAAATATTAGCCATGCGTGAGACATCTGAACACATTACACGTTATCTGTCTACTATTTTCCTCTGTGAATACAAGCACGCAAGGTGTGGCATACAAATACATACAAAGATTATGCCTAAGCACAAAAGGTATAAGGATGGTATTATATTACTGATATAACAAATACTTTCCTCGTGACTTAATCCGTTAGTTCTATCAAGTAATCTTGTGTTATAGAAACCTTTTTATTAGACTGTTTTAATGTAGAGTGTTTTCTTAAATACTGTTACTTGGACTATAAGAAAAGGAAAAGTTAATAAATATGGGTAAGTAAATGTCAGGTACGGAGAGAGGtatatgaaaattaaaatataactTAACCAAATTAATGTATATAAGGTAAAGTTAAATcaaattctggaaataaaatttgcaagttacatgcgacagttgcgtccggtaactccgaacttcatcaggtatctgattggtcacgtgacaaACGACGGGGAATATCCTGCAAAGCCAGGTCCCAAGCGTGCGGCAGTtgaaagcggagtcccccttttttGTTGATGGCTGGCTGCTCCACTCTCTCCCAAATGGCTTCCCTGATACCCCGCTCGAACCACTTTTCTTCTTTGTCGAGGATCACAACCTCCTCTGGCTTAAAGAAGTGTTCCGTTGTTTTGCACACCTTTGtttccataaccattagggtataggacattttttgtttttgatatagcccccgaatgaaatgtatttaattatgtttgtactcactcaggtagcattgtgtgtgaattttacatccgaactagaggctattctttttatgggcattttagtgtctaaaatggcccaaaatgagggtttttcaatattgccgtccatttctaatcgtcaccccataggctttacatgtaaaataaaaaggctcgtaaaaatttaatagcctctagttcggatgtaaaattcacaccaaatgctttttgagtgattacaaagataattaaatacttttcatccgggggctatgtggaatttttttttatgtattccttgtacaatggcatttcacaataaaatgtccattggaaacaaaggtgtgcaGTGATTGAAAACTGCAGAGTTCTGAGCTTCGCTGGAGCTAGGTCTCCGATGTTGGTTTATCCTAGCCCTGAGAGACTGTTTGGTCTCTCCTACGTAGGCTTTACCACAGTCAGTAGCCGCACAGGTTATGCCATAAACCAAATCACTCTGCTTGTCCTTGGGGGGTTTATCCTTAACGTGGACTAACTTCCCCCTGATGATGTTGGTGGGTTTATAAGACGTTGCGATCCCAAAGGACTTAAGAGTATTCTTGATCCTCTCTGACAAGCCAGATATGTAGGGTATTGTTACCTGGGTACCCGTGCCCGTTTCTGCGTTTTGATTCTGTGTGTGCTCTTTGGTCTTTTTAGCTTTGGTGAAGGCCCAGTTGGGGTAGCCACAGCAACCCAGGGATTTCTGAATGTGATTTTGTTCTCCAGGAAGGTCCTCTTGGTCGCTGATAATGGTACTCGCCCGATGTTGCAGGGATCTGATCACCCCGAGTTTATGTATTAGGGGATGATGAGAGTCAAATTGTAAGTAAAAGTCCGTATGAGTTGGTTTCCTGTAAACCGTGGACTTGAGTGATCCGTCCTCGTGAATGTGAACTTGACAATCCAAGAAAGCTAGTTTGTTATCAACGCACTCCTCCTGGGTAAACTTGATCTTTGGGTCTACCTCGTTGATGAATTTGTAAAAAGAGGCAGCCTCATTCCTATCAATAACAACAGACGTATCATCGACGTAGCGCAGCCACAGTTTAGGAGGGTTTCCAGGATATTTGTCTTGCACGATCTGCTCAAAATTCTCCATGTAGATGTTAACAACAATAGGTGAGACAGCTTAACCCATGGCACAGCCATATTGTTGAATGAAGAATTTGTTGTTATATGAAAAATACGTAGTCTTGAGACAGATGGTTAAGAGTTCAATGATTTGGTCCACCGATAAATTCGTTCGGTCACCTAGAGTCTTGTCCTTGGTGAGATATTCTTTCACCACTTTTATAGCATCGTCGGGAGGAATGGATGTGAATAGAGCGGTCACGATCTTCCCCGTCGTTTGTCACGTGACCAagcagatgcctgatgaagttcggagttaccggacgcaactgtcgcatgtaagttgcaaattttatttccagaattcgatttaactttaccttatatgttatttactggatgactaatctacaccaagacaaattaatgTATATTAATTAGGGAAGGAAATGGATGGTTTGCTATATGATCATAGCTTACAATAATCTctttcagaaattttgaaaatcgtATGCTGCCCTGCAATGTCAGTTGATTGTCTGTGAGAAAAATCTCACAGACAAAATAAACCGACGCTGGACCTTTTTAATGTTATGCTTTGCCTTAGTTTACACATTTTTGTGCAAGTGAAAAACAGATTAGTTTAGACCGATTTGGTTTCATTTGTTGGAGGCAAATCAATGCATTTGATCGGTTAGACGCGTGATGCaaccaaaaacagaacaaaaaaaggGTAGTACAATTGAGATGCACACACACAGGAGAAAATATTCAACAGGGTTGACTCACTTCAAACATAAGACAGCCCACAGTATTGTCATCCGAGTGAATACCCGAGTTTTTAGGTGTTTTATTCGGAGTAATTCAATGGGCCTTTTCAAGATTTTCGTATAGCATAACATATTTCCATTTTCAGTTTTCAGCTTACCCATTTCAACAGTATAGACCGATTCGCTTTTTTTTGTTGGAGGTTAATCTTTCTTAATATTCAACAATATATAGAAATTAACAACGCATAGACACTTGCACAATCGACCCACCTGCTACTCTTTTAGGGCAAATTGTTAAGCTAGCAAATCACACGTTGGAAGTTGAAATGGGAAAGCTGACTTAAAAAACTTAAATGGAAATATTGTATGCAATACCAAAACCTTGAAAAGGCCCAGTCCATAATCCTAGGAAAAGGTATCCCAAAAAAATCTGAACCCCTAAGCTTGTTTGTATTGGGTCCCTTGGCCCAAACAGATACCAATAAGTATGTATTGGGTACTCAAgcaggataaaaacatgaaacAAGATGCGGATAGCAATGTTGATTCTTTTTGTGAGAACCTTCTAGCTGGTTGGATATTATAGTTTTCCACAAAGTAATATAAATACGAATCCACCCATTTGTCGGGACCTTTGCAAAGGAAACAACAACATCCACAACAACAATAagtataacaataataacaactaCCACAAAGACAACAACAAAGACCAAAACTTTACTGGTACCTTcataatatatacatattttttcTGCCCTTAATTCCAATTCTGCTGTCCGTGGGGGCAATGGATGTTATTTGGTTCAAATAACCT
Above is a window of Amphiura filiformis chromosome 20, Afil_fr2py, whole genome shotgun sequence DNA encoding:
- the LOC140143005 gene encoding uncharacterized protein; its protein translation is MENFEQIVQDKYPGNPPKLWLRYVDDTSVVIDRNEAASFYKFINEVDPKIKFTQEECVDNKLAFLDCQVHIHEDGSLKSTVYRKPTHTDFYLQFDSHHPLIHKLGVIRSLQHRASTIISDQEDLPGEQNHIQKSLGCCGYPNWAFTKAKKTKEHTQNQNAETGTGTQSK